One part of the Mariniblastus fucicola genome encodes these proteins:
- a CDS encoding IS5 family transposase, which translates to MSIEYPSSLSDDQWRLLRRLIPPAKLRGRKRIDRRQIVDAILYWCRTGCQWRLLPDCFPNWNTVYGVYRAWRIDGTWQRIHDRLREKVRRKEGRKPTPTAAIIDSQSIRSAEGGELRGYDAAKRITGRKRHILVDTLGLVMVVVVHSADLQDYEGAHLVLENIRQKFRRLRVIFADSIYGRADLPEFLKQWYRVILQTVKRPVEAEGFVVLPKRWIVERTFAWLGKFRRLSKDYERLTQNSETVIRIAMIQFMLNRLEK; encoded by the coding sequence ATGAGTATTGAGTATCCCAGCAGTCTCAGTGATGATCAATGGCGATTGCTTCGTCGTCTGATTCCGCCAGCAAAACTTCGCGGCCGCAAACGAATCGATCGGCGTCAAATTGTCGATGCGATATTGTATTGGTGTCGAACGGGCTGCCAGTGGCGGTTGCTTCCGGACTGCTTTCCGAATTGGAACACGGTTTATGGAGTTTATCGAGCTTGGCGTATTGATGGGACATGGCAACGCATTCACGATCGTCTTCGCGAAAAGGTACGCCGCAAAGAAGGCAGGAAGCCAACGCCAACAGCAGCCATCATTGATTCGCAAAGCATTCGCAGTGCTGAAGGAGGAGAATTACGCGGGTATGACGCGGCGAAACGAATTACCGGACGAAAGCGTCACATCCTGGTGGATACGTTGGGGCTTGTGATGGTCGTTGTTGTCCACTCGGCCGATCTACAAGACTACGAAGGTGCACATCTTGTTCTTGAAAACATCAGACAGAAGTTTCGTCGGCTTCGAGTCATCTTCGCGGACTCGATTTACGGGCGGGCTGATTTGCCGGAGTTCCTGAAGCAATGGTATCGTGTCATCTTGCAAACCGTTAAGCGTCCGGTCGAAGCCGAAGGGTTCGTTGTCTTACCCAAGCGATGGATCGTTGAACGGACTTTCGCATGGCTTGGAAAATTCAGAAGGCTCTCAAAGGACTATGAAAGACTGACTCAAAACAGCGAAACTGTCATACGAATCGCAATGATTCAATTCATGCTAAACAGGCTGGAAAAATAA
- a CDS encoding PEP-CTERM sorting domain-containing protein (PEP-CTERM proteins occur, often in large numbers, in the proteomes of bacteria that also encode an exosortase, a predicted intramembrane cysteine proteinase. The presence of a PEP-CTERM domain at a protein's C-terminus predicts cleavage within the sorting domain, followed by covalent anchoring to some some component of the (usually Gram-negative) cell surface. Many PEP-CTERM proteins exhibit an unusual sequence composition that includes large numbers of potential glycosylation sites. Expression of one such protein has been shown restore the ability of a bacterium to form floc, a type of biofilm.) produces the protein MSVCMRAAAIFVLSVSVLSSSAFADEIGYFAGSAEASDGDFGWDVFSGAWSDTHQSQFASGIGTAELVIGGGAPTMPPGGVTETGDIYTHDASNPTFDFTLTGLDSSEAFTSVVLQFATTQTTLDASAFELGGAAPDEFISLGQDGSVPFGQTSFPYNFYWAEWIGVDSATTLNASIDIGSFRVIGGAKATYYNTDSALNVTNVSAVPEPSAGVLSILVALFAVRRRRD, from the coding sequence ATGTCTGTATGTATGCGCGCCGCCGCGATTTTTGTTTTGTCCGTATCTGTTCTTTCAAGCTCAGCTTTCGCCGACGAAATCGGCTATTTCGCGGGTTCCGCCGAAGCCTCCGACGGCGATTTTGGCTGGGATGTGTTCTCCGGCGCGTGGTCTGACACGCACCAGTCCCAATTTGCTTCGGGCATCGGAACTGCGGAACTTGTGATCGGCGGTGGAGCACCAACAATGCCGCCTGGCGGAGTCACAGAAACCGGCGACATCTACACGCACGATGCCTCGAACCCAACGTTTGATTTCACTCTGACGGGGCTCGATTCGAGCGAAGCTTTCACCAGCGTTGTGCTGCAATTCGCAACCACCCAGACAACTCTCGACGCGTCCGCATTTGAACTTGGCGGCGCCGCGCCTGACGAGTTCATTTCGCTTGGTCAAGACGGTTCGGTTCCGTTCGGACAGACTTCATTTCCGTACAACTTCTACTGGGCAGAATGGATCGGCGTCGACAGCGCGACGACGCTCAACGCAAGTATCGACATCGGAAGTTTCCGTGTGATTGGTGGCGCCAAAGCAACCTACTACAACACTGATTCGGCGCTGAACGTCACCAACGTATCTGCGGTGCCCGAGCCAAGCGCAGGCGTTCTTTCAATTCTGGTCGCGCTATTCGCAGTCCGTCGTCGTCGCGACTGA
- a CDS encoding outer membrane protein assembly factor BamB family protein: MKISTTIHTFFAMSLALIFAKTATAQHWNSFQNGGSLQSENWMVPTEWSPEKGIAWHTKLAGYGQSSPVIADDVAYLTSVTGPNKETLNIEAISLTDGQRKWIFNHENSSPEENTVMVSRAAPTPVADADGVIAFFEGGNLFALDHAGELRWKRDLKAEFGEHKARHGLSASLEQDDEHVYLWCERAESPYVMSIKKNNGETAWKKPGLGNTSWSSPRLMTVDGKPQLILSSIGLIVGVDPSTGDRLWEFDKVASNSSSTPVPVGDGKFLMGASGSRGGKETIPSCGVISITSHNGVYAAKWDWVAEKASCSFGSPFAFDGKAWFVNRTGIVNCHDLQTGDKVFTARLGAGQIWATPLATKSGIYFFGKNGVTSIVEPNEKLKVVAENTLWKPDAPKENDKKEAESGPGSGAVLYAAAIAGDTLVMRRGDILYGVR; the protein is encoded by the coding sequence ATGAAAATCTCGACCACCATCCACACCTTCTTTGCAATGTCGCTCGCTCTGATCTTCGCCAAAACGGCAACGGCCCAGCATTGGAATTCATTCCAAAACGGCGGATCGCTGCAAAGTGAAAACTGGATGGTGCCGACCGAGTGGAGTCCGGAAAAAGGCATCGCATGGCATACGAAACTCGCTGGTTACGGTCAGTCTTCGCCCGTGATCGCTGACGACGTTGCCTACCTGACTTCGGTCACTGGCCCGAACAAGGAAACACTAAACATCGAAGCCATCTCGCTGACCGACGGTCAACGCAAATGGATCTTCAATCACGAGAACAGCTCTCCGGAGGAAAACACAGTCATGGTCAGCCGCGCGGCACCAACGCCGGTCGCTGATGCCGATGGCGTGATCGCGTTTTTCGAAGGCGGCAACCTGTTTGCTCTGGATCACGCTGGAGAACTTCGCTGGAAACGCGATCTCAAAGCCGAGTTCGGCGAACACAAAGCACGCCACGGATTGTCCGCGTCACTCGAACAGGATGACGAACATGTTTACCTCTGGTGTGAACGTGCGGAGTCGCCGTACGTGATGTCGATCAAAAAAAACAACGGCGAAACGGCTTGGAAGAAGCCCGGGTTGGGCAACACTTCCTGGAGCAGTCCTCGTTTGATGACCGTCGACGGCAAGCCCCAGCTAATCCTCAGCTCCATCGGTTTGATTGTCGGCGTCGATCCATCCACCGGAGATCGGCTTTGGGAATTTGACAAAGTCGCTTCGAATTCGTCTTCGACTCCAGTCCCCGTTGGCGACGGCAAGTTTCTGATGGGAGCCAGTGGAAGCCGCGGCGGCAAAGAAACAATTCCGTCCTGCGGCGTGATTTCGATCACCAGCCACAACGGGGTCTACGCTGCGAAATGGGATTGGGTCGCGGAGAAAGCCAGTTGCTCTTTCGGTTCGCCGTTTGCTTTCGACGGCAAAGCCTGGTTCGTGAACCGCACGGGCATCGTGAACTGCCACGACCTGCAAACCGGCGACAAAGTCTTCACCGCCCGACTTGGCGCCGGCCAGATTTGGGCGACTCCGCTGGCCACGAAAAGCGGAATCTACTTCTTCGGAAAAAACGGTGTGACTTCGATCGTCGAGCCGAATGAGAAACTGAAGGTTGTCGCAGAGAACACGCTCTGGAAACCAGATGCACCGAAAGAAAACGACAAAAAAGAGGCCGAATCAGGTCCGGGATCAGGAGCCGTTTTGTACGCGGCAGCGATTGCCGGAGACACGCTGGTGATGCGTCGCGGCGATATTCTGTACGGCGTTCGTTAG
- a CDS encoding CPBP family intramembrane glutamic endopeptidase — MRDSKEYALFKKQESTRERQRYFRVWVVRSFLLHGVASIAILALTGQLATLISMPQAFQNLLPTLAFEDSSRLGRMFGGFMDGLKTMALPVLFVLPTTGSLLRVWLANRNPSNSTNSANEDPQSDVGRDILPLMPRNASERFWTAILSINAGLSEELCFRVAIPMLLLIVSGSAWIAIVVSTLLFGLAHFYQGWLGVIATTFIGAILYWVYLATGSIWITILLHALLDLNDLAIAPWFEEWLKARDSARAQA; from the coding sequence GTGCGAGATTCGAAAGAGTATGCGCTGTTCAAAAAACAGGAATCAACGCGCGAGCGACAACGGTACTTTCGCGTTTGGGTCGTGAGATCATTTTTGCTTCATGGCGTGGCTTCAATCGCAATCCTTGCGTTGACGGGGCAGCTTGCAACATTGATTTCGATGCCGCAAGCTTTCCAAAACCTGCTGCCCACACTTGCCTTTGAAGACTCCTCCAGGCTTGGACGAATGTTCGGCGGATTCATGGACGGGCTGAAGACGATGGCGCTGCCAGTCCTGTTTGTGTTGCCAACGACAGGCAGCCTGCTTCGTGTCTGGCTGGCAAACAGGAATCCGTCGAACAGCACGAACAGCGCCAATGAAGATCCGCAAAGCGACGTTGGCCGGGACATTCTGCCGCTGATGCCGAGGAATGCCAGCGAGCGATTCTGGACGGCGATCCTGTCCATCAACGCCGGCTTAAGTGAAGAGCTTTGTTTTCGCGTAGCGATACCGATGCTGCTGTTGATTGTCAGTGGCAGCGCGTGGATTGCGATCGTCGTTTCGACGTTGCTATTTGGCCTGGCCCACTTCTACCAAGGCTGGCTGGGCGTTATTGCAACGACATTTATCGGAGCCATCCTGTATTGGGTCTATCTGGCGACCGGCAGCATTTGGATCACGATCCTGCTTCACGCCTTGCTGGACCTGAACGATCTGGCGATTGCCCCCTGGTTCGAAGAGTGGCTAAAAGCAAGAGATTCGGCACGGGCGCAAGCTTAA
- a CDS encoding DUF1559 family PulG-like putative transporter, with protein MNFTWNRRKAFTLVELLVVIAIIGILIGMLLPAVQQVREAARRTSCMNNMRQISLATLNFESAHMELPFATQDRMPGDDSDTWSTGFIQIMPFLERDDIASRWNKNEPRDSNNDDDGDGFTNAMLTQMKIAAYTCPSMTEPNGELVDNRAPSSYLFSAGTMDTALLHYAIYYGISEPVYDGAIIPTRNDENNTSSPNYRVETTMSTLSDGSSNTFMIGETDFMPRGVPSTEYGAVWAYGYIGYSWGTTYHPFNKHDNTNAVYGAFRSEHPGGASFGRCDGSVAFLSDGIVQETYDSLATRAGGEVVDQF; from the coding sequence ATGAATTTTACATGGAATCGCCGCAAGGCATTTACGCTTGTTGAACTGTTGGTCGTGATTGCGATCATCGGTATTCTGATCGGAATGTTGTTGCCTGCCGTGCAGCAAGTTCGTGAAGCAGCTCGCAGAACATCTTGCATGAACAACATGCGCCAGATCTCACTGGCGACGCTGAACTTCGAAAGCGCCCACATGGAGCTTCCGTTTGCAACGCAGGACCGAATGCCAGGCGATGATAGCGATACCTGGTCCACTGGATTTATCCAGATTATGCCGTTTCTGGAAAGGGACGACATCGCCAGTCGCTGGAACAAAAATGAGCCTCGGGACAGCAACAACGACGACGATGGAGACGGTTTCACCAACGCCATGCTGACTCAAATGAAAATCGCGGCCTACACCTGTCCGTCAATGACGGAGCCCAACGGCGAACTCGTGGACAACCGGGCTCCCAGCAGCTATCTGTTTTCTGCCGGCACGATGGACACCGCGCTGCTGCACTATGCGATATATTACGGAATCTCGGAGCCAGTTTACGATGGCGCGATCATCCCGACTCGCAACGACGAAAACAACACGTCAAGCCCGAACTACCGTGTTGAAACTACGATGAGCACTCTATCCGATGGCTCGTCGAACACTTTCATGATCGGCGAAACTGACTTCATGCCTCGCGGTGTGCCGTCGACCGAATACGGAGCCGTTTGGGCTTACGGCTACATCGGTTACTCATGGGGAACGACCTATCATCCGTTCAACAAACATGACAACACGAACGCCGTTTACGGAGCGTTCCGCAGCGAGCACCCTGGTGGTGCGAGCTTCGGCCGCTGCGATGGCTCGGTTGCGTTTTTGTCGGATGGAATCGTTCAGGAAACCTACGACAGCCTCGCGACTCGTGCGGGTGGTGAAGTCGTGGATCAGTTCTAA
- a CDS encoding Kelch repeat-containing protein: MTILKRSCLLIAAALFASLALAESAHAHFLYVYSEDGKVKIVFGEDTDPDQAQFLAGLKDMQAFTTVDGETKEIEFEKVVEGDDGWFEVPLDSVGNTVDISCPYGVFGRGDKSMHLDYSAKLVRYTAGDSVAKPSKKLALDLVPQFTPDGLKVAAYFKGMPLPNAEISLVRVETDSLDTTTDETGNVVLAPTTRYLVRGKHILEESGEVDGKKFSEKRFYCTMVLDVNSTPAAPESTTVSTPATEAAPVSLEKVDAGFADFPRGMTSFGATVVDNNVYVIGGKSGRAHSYAKSYQNRDVFCLSLSGNDKQWKSVGENLGLQGLAIVGHKGKVYRIGGLEARNAEGEDHDLKSISEVLEFDPATQSWNEMPSLPEGRSSFDACVADGKIYVVGGWTMNGEEETVWAEDMLVFDLSKPDGEWSRIEAPFRARALAVREFDGKLIVIGGIEEGAGTTNAVHFYDLTSGQWSEGPEVPTDGGIKSFGCSAVAVDGNFLISIYDGQVLRLSDDATAWQRVHQLDEGRFFHQMLPVGDSQFALVGGSHMEDGSRMEVEVFEVVAEN, translated from the coding sequence ATGACAATCTTAAAACGATCCTGCTTGTTGATTGCCGCAGCTCTCTTCGCCAGCCTCGCGTTGGCGGAATCCGCTCACGCTCACTTTTTGTATGTCTATTCCGAAGACGGAAAAGTCAAAATCGTTTTCGGTGAAGATACCGATCCCGATCAGGCCCAGTTTCTCGCTGGCCTGAAAGACATGCAGGCCTTCACCACGGTTGACGGTGAAACGAAAGAAATTGAATTCGAGAAAGTCGTTGAAGGCGATGACGGCTGGTTCGAAGTCCCGCTGGATAGCGTTGGCAATACGGTCGACATCAGCTGCCCTTACGGCGTTTTTGGCCGCGGTGACAAGTCCATGCATTTGGACTATAGCGCGAAACTGGTTCGCTACACTGCCGGCGATTCTGTCGCCAAACCCAGCAAAAAACTGGCTCTGGACCTCGTTCCGCAGTTCACGCCCGATGGGCTGAAAGTAGCGGCGTACTTCAAAGGCATGCCGCTTCCCAACGCAGAAATTTCACTCGTTCGCGTCGAAACGGACTCGCTCGACACAACAACTGACGAAACCGGCAACGTTGTGCTGGCTCCAACTACGCGATACCTGGTCCGCGGAAAACACATTCTCGAAGAGAGCGGAGAAGTCGACGGCAAGAAGTTTTCTGAGAAACGTTTCTACTGCACGATGGTGCTGGACGTTAACAGCACGCCTGCCGCGCCCGAAAGCACCACGGTCAGCACTCCAGCGACCGAAGCCGCGCCCGTTTCACTGGAAAAAGTTGACGCTGGATTCGCTGATTTCCCTCGTGGCATGACCAGCTTTGGTGCCACCGTGGTCGACAACAATGTTTACGTGATCGGCGGCAAGTCCGGACGTGCTCACTCGTACGCCAAGTCTTACCAAAATCGGGACGTGTTCTGCTTGAGCCTTTCTGGCAACGACAAGCAATGGAAGTCCGTCGGTGAAAATCTAGGCTTGCAAGGTTTGGCGATCGTCGGGCACAAAGGCAAAGTCTACCGCATCGGTGGCTTGGAAGCTCGTAACGCCGAAGGCGAAGATCACGATCTGAAATCCATCTCGGAAGTCCTTGAATTCGATCCGGCGACCCAATCCTGGAATGAGATGCCTTCTCTACCCGAAGGTCGTTCTTCGTTCGACGCCTGTGTCGCTGATGGAAAGATCTACGTCGTCGGTGGATGGACGATGAATGGCGAAGAGGAAACCGTTTGGGCCGAAGACATGTTGGTGTTCGACCTTTCCAAACCGGATGGAGAGTGGAGCCGAATCGAAGCTCCGTTCCGCGCCCGAGCCCTCGCAGTTCGCGAGTTTGACGGAAAACTGATCGTCATCGGTGGCATCGAGGAAGGTGCTGGGACGACTAACGCAGTTCACTTCTACGATCTGACCAGCGGTCAATGGAGCGAAGGCCCTGAAGTTCCGACCGACGGCGGCATCAAGTCGTTCGGCTGTTCTGCGGTTGCTGTCGACGGTAACTTTCTGATCAGCATTTACGATGGCCAGGTGCTGCGATTGAGCGATGACGCTACGGCGTGGCAGCGAGTTCACCAGTTGGACGAAGGTCGCTTTTTCCACCAGATGCTGCCCGTTGGCGATTCTCAATTCGCACTCGTCGGCGGTTCGCATATGGAAGACGGCAGCCGGATGGAAGTCGAAGTTTTCGAAGTCGTCGCTGAAAACTAA